In Primulina eburnea isolate SZY01 chromosome 3, ASM2296580v1, whole genome shotgun sequence, one DNA window encodes the following:
- the LOC140825887 gene encoding 1-aminocyclopropane-1-carboxylate synthase 7-like isoform X1, with the protein MAIEIGLSKVAESETHGENSPYFAGWKAYDEDPYDELCNPSGVIQMGLAENQVSFDLLEQYLETHTESPTIGRSKASGFRENALFQDYHGLKSFRKAMASFMEEIRGGRAKFNPDRVVLTAGATAASELLTFILADPGDALLVPTPYYPGFDRDLRWRTGVNIVPVSCDSSNNFEITPQALESAYNEAVSKNIKVKGVFITNPSNPLGATIKRRILEQILEFVSRKNMHLVSDEIYSGSAFSSDEFVSIAEVLESRNYKDTERVHIVYSLSKDLGLPGFRVGSIYSYNDKVVLTARRMSSFTLISSQTQQLLAPMLSDKKFTEHYVKTNRERLKRRHEMIISGLKNAGIECLKGNAGLFCWMNLRPFLEEDTKEQELELWDLILHEVKLNISPGSSCHCSEPGWFRVCFANISEQTLDVALGRIKDFVEIRKGRKRNNGFCSK; encoded by the exons ATGGCAATTGAGATAGGTTTATCAAAAGTAGCAGAATCAGAAACTCATGGTGAGAATTCACCATACTTTGCTGGATGGAAAGCATATGATGAAGACCCTTATGATGAATTATGCAATCCCTCCGGAGTTATACAAATGGGACTTGCAGAAAATCAA GTTTCGTTTGATTTGTTGGAGCAATACCTGGAAACACATACGGAGTCACCAACTATTGGTAGGAGCAAAGCTTCTGGATTCAGAGAAAATGCTCTATTTCAAGATTATCATGGACTAAAATCTTTCAGAAag GCAATGGCTAGTTTTATGGAAGAAATAAGAGGGGGAAGAGCAAAATTCAACCCTGATAGAGTAGTTCTAACAGCTGGCGCTACTGCAGCCAGTGAGTTATTGACTTTCATTTTGGCTGATCCTGGAGATGCCTTGCTTGTTCCTACTCCTTACTATCCCGG GTTTGACAGAGACTTGAGGTGGAGAACTGGAGTAAACATCGTACCAGTTTCCTGCGACAGCTCGAACAATTTCGAGATCACCCCGCAGGCTTTGGAATCAGCATACAACGAAGCCGTATCCAAGAACATTAAAGTCAAAGGAGTCTTCATAACAAATCCATCGAACCCTCTAGGCGCGACGATCAAACGGCGAATTCTTGAACAGATTCTTGAATTCGTGAGCCGCAAAAACATGCATCTCGTGTCCGATGAGATCTACTCGGGATCGGCGTTCTCTTCGGATGAATTTGTCAGCATCGCTGAAGTTCTTGAATCCAGAAACTACAAGGATACAGAAAGGGTGCACATTGTTTACAGCCTTTCCAAAGATTTAGGGCTTCCAGGGTTTCGAGTGGGGAGTATATATTCATACAATGATAAAGTTGTGTTAACTGCAAGAAGGATGTCGAGTTTCACCTTGATTTCTTCACAGACTCAACAGCTTTTGGCCCCAATGCTTTCTGATAAGAAATTTACGGAACATTACGTCAAAACTAATAGAGAAAGGCTGAAAAGGAGACATGAAATGATCATTTCCGGGTTGAAAAACGCTGGTATCGAGTGCTTGAAAGGGAATGCTGGTCTGTTCTGTTGGATGAATTTGAGGCCATTCTTGGAGGAGGATACGAAGGAACAAGAATTGGAATTGTGGGATTTAATTTTGCATGAAGTTAAACTAAACATTTCTCCGGGATCTTCTTGCCATTGCTCCGAGCCAGGGTGGTTTAGGGTTTGCTTTGCGAATATAAGTGAACAGACACTGGATGTTGCACTTGGAAGAATAAAAGATTTTGTGGAAATAAGAAAAGGGCGGAAGAGGAACAATGGATTCTGctcaaaatga
- the LOC140825887 gene encoding 1-aminocyclopropane-1-carboxylate synthase 7-like isoform X2 produces the protein MGLAENQVSFDLLEQYLETHTESPTIGRSKASGFRENALFQDYHGLKSFRKAMASFMEEIRGGRAKFNPDRVVLTAGATAASELLTFILADPGDALLVPTPYYPGFDRDLRWRTGVNIVPVSCDSSNNFEITPQALESAYNEAVSKNIKVKGVFITNPSNPLGATIKRRILEQILEFVSRKNMHLVSDEIYSGSAFSSDEFVSIAEVLESRNYKDTERVHIVYSLSKDLGLPGFRVGSIYSYNDKVVLTARRMSSFTLISSQTQQLLAPMLSDKKFTEHYVKTNRERLKRRHEMIISGLKNAGIECLKGNAGLFCWMNLRPFLEEDTKEQELELWDLILHEVKLNISPGSSCHCSEPGWFRVCFANISEQTLDVALGRIKDFVEIRKGRKRNNGFCSK, from the exons ATGGGACTTGCAGAAAATCAA GTTTCGTTTGATTTGTTGGAGCAATACCTGGAAACACATACGGAGTCACCAACTATTGGTAGGAGCAAAGCTTCTGGATTCAGAGAAAATGCTCTATTTCAAGATTATCATGGACTAAAATCTTTCAGAAag GCAATGGCTAGTTTTATGGAAGAAATAAGAGGGGGAAGAGCAAAATTCAACCCTGATAGAGTAGTTCTAACAGCTGGCGCTACTGCAGCCAGTGAGTTATTGACTTTCATTTTGGCTGATCCTGGAGATGCCTTGCTTGTTCCTACTCCTTACTATCCCGG GTTTGACAGAGACTTGAGGTGGAGAACTGGAGTAAACATCGTACCAGTTTCCTGCGACAGCTCGAACAATTTCGAGATCACCCCGCAGGCTTTGGAATCAGCATACAACGAAGCCGTATCCAAGAACATTAAAGTCAAAGGAGTCTTCATAACAAATCCATCGAACCCTCTAGGCGCGACGATCAAACGGCGAATTCTTGAACAGATTCTTGAATTCGTGAGCCGCAAAAACATGCATCTCGTGTCCGATGAGATCTACTCGGGATCGGCGTTCTCTTCGGATGAATTTGTCAGCATCGCTGAAGTTCTTGAATCCAGAAACTACAAGGATACAGAAAGGGTGCACATTGTTTACAGCCTTTCCAAAGATTTAGGGCTTCCAGGGTTTCGAGTGGGGAGTATATATTCATACAATGATAAAGTTGTGTTAACTGCAAGAAGGATGTCGAGTTTCACCTTGATTTCTTCACAGACTCAACAGCTTTTGGCCCCAATGCTTTCTGATAAGAAATTTACGGAACATTACGTCAAAACTAATAGAGAAAGGCTGAAAAGGAGACATGAAATGATCATTTCCGGGTTGAAAAACGCTGGTATCGAGTGCTTGAAAGGGAATGCTGGTCTGTTCTGTTGGATGAATTTGAGGCCATTCTTGGAGGAGGATACGAAGGAACAAGAATTGGAATTGTGGGATTTAATTTTGCATGAAGTTAAACTAAACATTTCTCCGGGATCTTCTTGCCATTGCTCCGAGCCAGGGTGGTTTAGGGTTTGCTTTGCGAATATAAGTGAACAGACACTGGATGTTGCACTTGGAAGAATAAAAGATTTTGTGGAAATAAGAAAAGGGCGGAAGAGGAACAATGGATTCTGctcaaaatga
- the LOC140825888 gene encoding uncharacterized protein, which produces MASKLQQVQAKVLQASQFVAKHGCAYHKQLLEQNKQYIVDPPTVEKCNELAKQLFYTRLASIPGRTESFWKELDYVKSLWKHRQELKVEDAGIAALFGLECFAWFCAGEIIGRGFTFTGYYP; this is translated from the exons ATGGCATCCAAGTTGCAGCAGGTGCAAGCCAAGGTTTTACAAGCCTCACAATTTGTCGCTAAGCATGGATGTGCCTACCACAAGCAATTGTTGGAGCAAAATAAACAATACATTGTAGACCCACCAACTGTGGAAAAATGCAATGAGTTAGCAAAGCAGTTGTTCTACACTCGTCTTGCTAG CATTCCAGGTCGTACTGAGTCATTTTGGAAGGAACTGGATTATGTGAAGAGTTTGTGGAAGCACAGGCAGGAGCTGAAGGTAGAGGATGCAGGCATTGCGGCTTTGTTTGGGCTTGAGTGCTTTGCATGGTTCTGTGCTGGTGAAATCATTGGAAGGGGATTCACTTTTACCGGTTACTAtccctga